The genomic window CGGAAACGACAGGCAGGGCAGCGGCATGGGGATCTCCTTCCTAGTCCTGCCGTCGGCGGACCTGGAAAGGGGACAGCCGAAGCCGCAGGAAAGCGGCTGGCACCTTGAAGTCCGCACCTCGAAGTCCGAAAGTGCGGCTGGCACCTCGAAACAACCGCACCTCGAAGCCAGATCCCGCGCTGCCGGCGCGCCCCTGCGCCGGGCGATGATCCCGCCGGGCGGCGCCTTGCGCGTAGCCAGATATGGAAACCACCTGGCTGAACCGGCGCACGAGCTGGAGCTTCGCTCCCCGTTCGACGTCCGCCGCCGTGCTTCTCGCCCTCGGCCTCGCCCTGCCCGCCGCTCCGCCGGTGTCCGCGGCGTCCGTGGGGCTCTCGTCGGTGCGGGCGCAGAGCTTCGAGAACGAGGACCTGCTCTTTTTCGTTCCGGAGACCGCCGACCGCTTCGGCTGGTCGTTCGCGAGCGGCGACTTCAACGACGACGGCTACGCCGACCTCGCGACGGGGATGCCCTACGACAACGGCCTCGCCGGCAGCGGCCTCGACGACACCGGTGCCGTCGTCGTGCGCTGGGGCGGGCCCGGCGGGCTCACCCCCGGCCTCGCCGACACCTTCCTGTCGCAGTATGCGAGCGGCAGCCAGAGCCCGCCCGAGTCCGGAGACGAGTACGGCTTCGCACTCGCCTCGGGCGACTTCAACGGCGACGGCTACGCCGATCTCGCGGTCGGCACGCCCGGCGACGAAGACCCGTGCTCTCCCAACGTGAATCGCACGGGCAGCGTCTCGATTCACTACGGGGTGCCGGGCGGGATTCAGCTCGCGGCGGAGCATCTGGTTCACGAGAGCTTGGGGGATGCGGGTGGGTGTTACGTCAGCGGTCATCGCTTCGGCGCGGCGCTCGCCGCCGGCGATTTCAATCTGGACGGCTGGAGCGATCTGGCGGTCGGCGTGCCTCAGGCGATCGTCCCCGCCAGCCCCCCCGTCAACGCGGGTCGGGTCATCGTCCTCTACGGTCACTTCGGCGGTCTCGTTCCGATCGACTTCCAGAAGGTCGACCAGAGTCTTCCCGATGTCATTGGCGTCCCCCACGACGGCAACGAGTTCGGCGCAGCGCTCACGGCGGTCGATCTCAATCACGACTTCCGCGACGATCTGGCCGTGGGTGTTCCGGGTCTACTGGGGTCCGGCGCGGTGCAGGTCTTCGTCGGCAGCTCGTCCGGTTTCGACTGGACGCAGAGCGCCCTGTGGACCGAGGATCTTCTGATCGGCGGGGGTGCGAGCGAGTTCGGCGACCGCTTCGGTCAGGCGCTCGCCGCCGGCGACTTCGACTACGACGGCTACGACGACCTCGCGATGGGCGACCCTTCCGAGGATATCGGCGCGAGCGCCAACACCGGCATGGTTTTGCTCTCGTTCGGCTCGGCTTCCGCCCTGACGCCGACGCGCGTGAAGCAGTACCTCCAGAGCTCGATCTTCGGCCTGCCGTCCTACGACGGCCCGAACGAGAACTTCGGCCACGCCCTGGCCGCCGGCGACTGGAACGGCGACGGCGCCGCGGACCTCGCCATGGGGATTCCGCTCGAAGACGTCGGCGGCGCCGACCGCGGCGGCGTGGCGGTCCTCACGAGCTTCAACGTCGCCGGCGACTACGGCGCCTACCGCTTCCTCGCGATCGGCAACGCTGGGATTCCCCCCTCGGTGCAAAACAGCTCCGACGCCGGCCGCGCCCTCGGCGTCGGCGATTTCGACGGCGACGGCTACGACGACCTCGTCATCGGCATGCCCTACTGGGACTCCCTCGACGTCGTGGACAGCGGCCGCGAGACCGTGCTCTACGGCTCCTTCTTCTCCGACGGCTTCGAGGGCGGTTCGACCTTCGAGTGGAGCGCGACGTCGCCGTAGGCGGGGCACCCGGTGCGCCGTGCGGCGCGCCGCGGGTACCCGGTCAGAGGCCCGGTCCGTGCCCGGTCAGGGCAGCCGTCGTGCCCGCAGGAGCGCCGCCGCCGCGAGCAGCATCGCGAGAAGCGCGAGACCCGTGCGGGAGACCGCCGGGATCTCGACGACGCTGGGACCCAACCCCTGCGGTGCGGCGGCGATCGCGTAGACGAAGTCCTCGCCGGGAGAGGGGGTCGCGATCGCACCGAGATCCTCGGTCCCCAGCGTTTCGAGGTTCAGCCGGTAGAGCCTGGCCTCCGTCCAGTCTTCGGAATGGGCGAGAAGGTAGGCCTCGCCGCTCGGCGAAATATCGAACCCGCGGACGTAGTGCGGAACGTCGATCGGCCCGAGCACCGTGACCTCGCCGGAGGACGCGGGCGGGCTGCCCGCGACGCCGCCGAGCCGCGCGAGATGGGGGACCAGGGGGTAGACCGGCGGATAGTAGATCGCCAGGGTCTCCCCGCCGTGCGCTCCGCCGGGAGGTGGATGCGCCAGCGCCTCGTACCTTCCCGGAGTGTCGAGAGGTTGGTCGACATGGAGCTCGAACGTGTTCAACGAGTAGCGATAGTTGGTGAGCGGATACTGGATCATTCGGAGCTCGCGCGTCTCGGGATGGATGTCGAAGTCGTACAGCGCGAGCTGGAAAGAGGGGAAGCCCGGCCAGTCGAGCCACGACGATGCGCCGCTGGCGAGATCGATGCGCACCGGGAAGACCGGCGAAGGGGGGCAGGTGATCTGGCACTGGGGATAGGCGAAAGCGTAGAGCTCGCGCGTCTGGGGATCGAATTCGATCGCCATGTCCGAGTAGTCGTTGAGATCGCCGGTGATGGGCAGCGAAC from Thermoanaerobaculia bacterium includes these protein-coding regions:
- a CDS encoding FG-GAP repeat protein; this encodes METTWLNRRTSWSFAPRSTSAAVLLALGLALPAAPPVSAASVGLSSVRAQSFENEDLLFFVPETADRFGWSFASGDFNDDGYADLATGMPYDNGLAGSGLDDTGAVVVRWGGPGGLTPGLADTFLSQYASGSQSPPESGDEYGFALASGDFNGDGYADLAVGTPGDEDPCSPNVNRTGSVSIHYGVPGGIQLAAEHLVHESLGDAGGCYVSGHRFGAALAAGDFNLDGWSDLAVGVPQAIVPASPPVNAGRVIVLYGHFGGLVPIDFQKVDQSLPDVIGVPHDGNEFGAALTAVDLNHDFRDDLAVGVPGLLGSGAVQVFVGSSSGFDWTQSALWTEDLLIGGGASEFGDRFGQALAAGDFDYDGYDDLAMGDPSEDIGASANTGMVLLSFGSASALTPTRVKQYLQSSIFGLPSYDGPNENFGHALAAGDWNGDGAADLAMGIPLEDVGGADRGGVAVLTSFNVAGDYGAYRFLAIGNAGIPPSVQNSSDAGRALGVGDFDGDGYDDLVIGMPYWDSLDVVDSGRETVLYGSFFSDGFEGGSTFEWSATSP